Proteins from a single region of Diaphorobacter limosus:
- a CDS encoding cbb3-type cytochrome c oxidase subunit I encodes MTTTYRTCPRTGLQFEAQAEKLMIANAFMAVVALLVGGLLAIGVVLTRWPAVHWLPADTFYMVLTAHGIDMLIFWIIFFEVAVLYFASSTLLRCRIATPKIAWLGFALMLIGAVWNNIVVFQGESSVMMTSYVPMMAHWSFYLSLILFAVGALVACFVFFGTLVVAKRDKTYEGSVPLVTFGATTAAIIAVFTILSGAGVLVPTFFVSIGLLESVDPLMYRVVWWAFGHSSQQINVAAHISIWYAVAAIAFGAKPMSERVSRGAFLLYILFLQLASAHHILADPGVSTEWKVVNTSYFMYFAVLGSMIHALSIPGAMEVAQRARGYNKGLFEWLRKAPWSNPTFSGVFIALVGFGFLGGTTGVMMGTEQLNLLIHNTIYVPGHFHATVVVGTTLTFMALTYFLIPSLFRREMIAPGLARLQPYLFGFSMYFFCLVMMGAGTLGVSRRHWDMAFSGNALAYEWPGAAYLMMGLVGISGVAAIAGGVIYVYVTVGSLLWGKKLDAGVTSPKFTPVARAAPTAAAQTYGSAGFVAPGTFVLAMFFLVTFVLYYFVNWKYLGQLWGLS; translated from the coding sequence ATGACTACCACTTACCGTACCTGCCCGCGCACGGGCCTGCAATTCGAGGCCCAGGCCGAGAAACTCATGATTGCCAACGCCTTTATGGCCGTGGTCGCCCTGCTCGTGGGCGGCCTGCTGGCCATTGGCGTGGTGCTGACCCGCTGGCCCGCCGTGCACTGGCTGCCGGCCGACACCTTCTACATGGTGCTCACGGCCCACGGCATCGACATGCTGATCTTCTGGATCATCTTCTTTGAAGTCGCAGTCCTGTACTTCGCCTCATCGACGCTGTTGCGCTGTCGCATTGCCACGCCAAAAATAGCTTGGCTGGGCTTTGCGCTGATGCTCATCGGCGCCGTGTGGAACAACATCGTGGTGTTCCAGGGCGAGTCCAGCGTGATGATGACCTCCTATGTGCCCATGATGGCGCACTGGTCGTTCTACCTGAGCCTGATCCTGTTCGCCGTGGGCGCCCTGGTTGCCTGCTTTGTGTTCTTCGGTACGCTGGTCGTTGCCAAGCGCGACAAGACCTACGAAGGCTCAGTCCCACTGGTTACCTTCGGCGCCACGACCGCAGCCATCATCGCGGTATTCACCATTCTGTCGGGCGCTGGCGTCCTGGTGCCGACCTTCTTCGTGTCCATCGGACTGCTGGAGAGTGTTGACCCGCTGATGTACCGCGTTGTCTGGTGGGCCTTCGGCCACTCGTCGCAGCAGATCAACGTGGCGGCCCATATCTCCATCTGGTACGCCGTGGCGGCCATCGCCTTCGGTGCCAAACCCATGTCCGAGCGCGTCAGCCGTGGCGCCTTCCTGCTGTACATCCTGTTCCTGCAACTGGCCAGTGCCCACCACATCCTCGCCGATCCCGGCGTCAGCACCGAGTGGAAGGTGGTCAACACCAGCTACTTCATGTACTTTGCCGTGCTGGGTTCCATGATCCACGCCCTGTCGATCCCGGGCGCCATGGAAGTGGCGCAACGCGCACGCGGCTACAACAAGGGTTTGTTCGAGTGGCTGCGCAAGGCACCCTGGAGCAACCCCACGTTCTCCGGCGTTTTCATCGCACTCGTGGGCTTCGGCTTCCTGGGCGGCACTACCGGCGTGATGATGGGTACCGAACAGCTGAACCTGCTGATCCACAACACCATCTACGTGCCCGGTCACTTCCACGCCACCGTGGTGGTGGGTACCACGCTGACCTTCATGGCGCTGACCTACTTCCTGATCCCCTCGCTGTTCCGCCGCGAGATGATCGCCCCGGGTCTGGCACGTCTGCAGCCCTATTTGTTCGGCTTCTCGATGTACTTCTTCTGCCTGGTCATGATGGGCGCGGGTACGCTGGGTGTGTCACGCCGTCACTGGGACATGGCCTTCAGCGGCAACGCCCTGGCCTATGAATGGCCAGGAGCGGCCTACCTGATGATGGGCCTGGTCGGTATCAGTGGCGTCGCAGCCATTGCCGGTGGTGTTATCTACGTGTACGTGACCGTGGGTTCGCTGCTGTGGGGCAAGAAGCTCGACGCTGGCGTGACCAGCCCGAAGTTCACCCCGGTTGCACGTGCTGCCCCGACTGCCGCCGCGCAGACCTACGGCTCGGCTGGCTTCGTGGCCCCTGGCACCTTTGTGCTGGCCATGTTCTTCCTCGTGACCTTTGTGCTGTACTACTTCGTGAACTGGAAGTACCTCGGCCAGCTGTGGGGTCTGAGCTGA
- a CDS encoding cbb3-type cytochrome c oxidase subunit I: MSSHASPYPDRPATSPVAEPAAAQARANYELSLPNDARLPLARGWLWLGLAALIGSGLFSILLVASRTPYVNQWLPSGNFFHIALVLHVDLSVLVWFVAMAGLLWSLYGRPRAAGLGWLALWVTGGGTLAMALAPFLNPGEPIMANYIPVLESPLFLSGLVVFGLGATLLVLRSLLTTPRIGQQLDGQGALGFGLNAAGVATAVALLCFAWSWIVLPTSLHGKAYYEILFWGGGHALQFTWTLLMLVAWLWLANACGARIVLSPRITVLLLLLALAGVFVTPVAYLAHDVTSVEHRNLLTWAMRLGGGPAIVPVALAAVLGVLTVRLSNDAALRPLRAALLSSVLLFAAGGVIGVFIHGSNVRIPAHYHGSIVGVTLALMGAVYRILPALGYQAPQGRMATLQPWLYGMGQLMHIIGLVWSGGYGVQRKVAGTDQVLRSTAEVAGMGLMGLGGLIAIIGGLLFVVVVLRAMRQPQAVSH; the protein is encoded by the coding sequence ATGAGCTCCCACGCCTCGCCCTATCCCGACCGGCCTGCAACATCCCCTGTTGCCGAGCCGGCAGCCGCGCAAGCGCGCGCCAACTATGAGCTCAGCCTGCCCAACGATGCCCGCCTGCCGCTGGCACGCGGGTGGTTGTGGCTGGGGCTGGCGGCGCTGATCGGCTCGGGCCTGTTTTCCATCCTCCTGGTCGCCTCACGCACGCCCTATGTGAACCAGTGGCTGCCTTCGGGCAACTTCTTCCATATTGCCCTGGTGCTGCATGTGGATCTGTCGGTGCTGGTTTGGTTTGTCGCAATGGCCGGTCTGCTATGGAGCCTGTACGGCCGGCCACGTGCGGCTGGGCTGGGCTGGCTGGCGCTGTGGGTGACGGGGGGCGGCACCCTGGCCATGGCGCTGGCGCCGTTCCTGAACCCGGGCGAGCCCATCATGGCCAACTACATCCCGGTGCTCGAATCCCCGCTGTTTCTCTCCGGGCTGGTGGTGTTTGGCCTGGGCGCCACGCTGCTGGTGCTGCGCAGCCTGCTGACCACCCCGCGCATCGGGCAGCAACTTGACGGGCAAGGTGCGCTGGGCTTTGGCCTGAACGCGGCCGGCGTGGCCACCGCCGTGGCCCTGCTGTGCTTTGCCTGGTCGTGGATCGTGTTGCCCACCAGCCTGCACGGCAAGGCGTATTACGAAATCCTGTTCTGGGGCGGCGGCCATGCGCTGCAGTTCACCTGGACATTGCTGATGCTCGTCGCCTGGCTGTGGCTGGCGAACGCCTGCGGCGCGCGCATCGTGCTCAGTCCACGCATCACCGTGCTATTGCTGCTGCTGGCCCTGGCGGGTGTTTTCGTCACCCCCGTGGCCTATCTGGCACATGACGTGACCTCGGTGGAGCACCGCAACCTGCTGACCTGGGCCATGCGCCTGGGCGGCGGCCCGGCCATCGTGCCGGTGGCCCTGGCGGCCGTGCTGGGCGTGCTGACTGTGCGCCTGTCAAACGATGCCGCGCTGCGCCCGCTGCGCGCGGCCCTGCTGTCCTCGGTGCTGCTGTTTGCCGCCGGCGGCGTGATCGGCGTCTTCATCCACGGCAGCAATGTGCGCATTCCGGCGCACTACCACGGCAGCATCGTCGGCGTGACGCTGGCCCTGATGGGCGCGGTCTACCGCATCCTTCCGGCCCTGGGCTACCAGGCCCCGCAGGGGCGCATGGCGACCTTGCAGCCCTGGCTGTATGGCATGGGCCAGCTCATGCACATCATCGGTCTGGTCTGGTCTGGCGGCTATGGCGTGCAGCGCAAGGTGGCCGGCACCGATCAGGTGCTGCGCAGCACGGCCGAAGTTGCCGGCATGGGCCTGATGGGCCTGGGCGGGCTGATCGCCATCATTGGCGGGCTGCTGTTTGTCGTCGTCGTGCTGCGCGCCATGCGCCAGCCGCAAGCCGTGTCCCATTGA
- a CDS encoding SCO family protein — protein sequence MASSSNTTDLGLDREAALRTSQAAIGRKVGDHILLNREGVPTSLASYRGKPLLVSFIYTGCFQVCPTTTRSLQEAVEGLLKSVGPNQFNVVSIGFNQPADSPQALKSFATQYGIRQPNWEFLSPPAALVPDLARDFGFVFQASPAGFDHVLQVSILDGEGRIVRQVYGEGVVPSELGEPLKMLLAGQPVESNELIEHLVDRVRILCTVFDPKTGTYKVDYTLPIQIAGGVTFFVLMLIFFINEWRSSRKMARSKGMRNA from the coding sequence ATGGCCTCTTCCTCCAACACCACCGACCTGGGGCTGGATCGCGAAGCTGCGCTGCGCACCAGCCAGGCCGCCATTGGCCGCAAGGTCGGTGACCATATTCTGCTCAACCGCGAGGGCGTTCCTACCTCCCTCGCGTCCTACCGCGGCAAGCCGCTGCTGGTGAGTTTCATCTATACCGGTTGCTTCCAGGTTTGCCCGACCACCACGCGCTCGCTGCAAGAAGCCGTGGAGGGCCTGCTCAAAAGCGTGGGGCCCAACCAGTTCAACGTGGTGAGCATAGGCTTCAACCAGCCGGCCGACTCGCCACAAGCCCTGAAGTCCTTTGCCACGCAATACGGCATCCGCCAGCCGAACTGGGAATTTTTAAGCCCGCCGGCAGCCCTCGTGCCCGATCTGGCGCGGGATTTCGGCTTTGTCTTTCAGGCCTCTCCGGCAGGCTTTGACCATGTGCTGCAGGTTTCCATCCTGGATGGCGAGGGGCGCATCGTGCGCCAGGTATATGGCGAGGGCGTCGTCCCATCCGAGCTGGGCGAGCCGCTGAAAATGCTGCTGGCGGGCCAGCCTGTCGAGTCCAACGAACTGATCGAGCATCTGGTGGACAGGGTGCGCATCCTGTGCACGGTGTTCGATCCCAAGACCGGCACCTATAAGGTCGATTACACGCTTCCCATACAAATTGCCGGCGGCGTGACGTTTTTCGTCCTGATGCTGATCTTTTTCATCAACGAATGGCGCAGCAGCCGCAAGATGGCTCGTAGCAAGGGGATGCGCAACGCCTGA
- a CDS encoding hydrogenase iron-sulfur subunit: protein MSLPGSALPVQGPATTPPPLPRLASAYRTLEHGLDMAFGAAANPLKHLGALGFMLLWLLVASGSILYIVLDTSAAGAYQSIAALADVPWMLGTALRGVHRYAADAFVVVMGMHILREWLLGRYRHWRRAIWWTGVPLVGLAFVSAVGGFWLNWDRLGQYSVVATADWLDALPILGASLARNFLGDVSLSDRLFTLFIFIHIGMPLLMVFGLWFHIQRIALAKVFPPRPLAWGTFLTLLLLALLLPVHSQGPADLRSQPTALALDWWLLFIHPLVDATSPTTVWVLLGLAFALLALPPLWPGRAREAVAVVYPEHCSGCSRCFDDCPYSAITMVPHPNAKPGMRLAQVNSDLCASCGICAGSCPSSTPFRSAEQLVTGIDMPQWPVNDLRTQLIQSLHAMPGPERFVVFGCAQGIHSQLQAPDVLHFKLVCAGALPPSFVEYALRHGADGVLINGCREGGCEYRLGQRWTAQRLTGEREPHLRRSVPQDRWQVAWTDSGDEHRLAAALDDMRQRSRTATQSVSEESH from the coding sequence ATGTCATTGCCAGGCTCCGCCCTGCCCGTCCAGGGCCCCGCCACAACCCCGCCCCCACTGCCCCGCCTTGCCAGCGCCTACCGCACGCTGGAACACGGCCTTGACATGGCGTTTGGCGCCGCAGCCAACCCGCTGAAACACCTGGGCGCGCTGGGTTTCATGCTGCTATGGCTGTTGGTGGCCAGCGGCAGCATTCTCTACATCGTGCTGGACACTTCTGCCGCCGGCGCCTATCAGTCCATCGCCGCGCTCGCCGATGTTCCATGGATGCTGGGCACGGCCCTGCGCGGCGTGCACCGCTACGCAGCAGACGCCTTCGTCGTCGTCATGGGCATGCATATCCTGCGCGAGTGGCTGCTGGGGCGCTACCGGCATTGGCGCAGGGCAATCTGGTGGACGGGCGTGCCCCTGGTGGGCCTGGCCTTTGTCAGCGCCGTGGGTGGCTTTTGGCTCAACTGGGATCGCCTGGGCCAGTACTCGGTGGTGGCCACCGCCGATTGGCTCGATGCCCTGCCGATTCTGGGCGCCTCCCTGGCGCGCAACTTCCTGGGTGACGTGAGCCTCAGCGACCGGCTATTCACCCTGTTCATCTTCATCCACATCGGCATGCCGCTGCTGATGGTGTTCGGCCTGTGGTTTCACATACAGCGCATCGCGCTGGCCAAGGTATTTCCACCACGCCCGCTGGCCTGGGGCACCTTCCTGACACTGCTGCTGCTCGCCCTGCTGCTACCCGTTCACAGCCAGGGCCCGGCAGACCTGCGCAGCCAGCCCACGGCCCTGGCGCTGGATTGGTGGCTGCTGTTCATACACCCGCTGGTTGATGCCACCTCGCCGACCACCGTCTGGGTGTTGCTGGGCCTGGCCTTTGCACTGCTGGCGCTGCCGCCGCTGTGGCCTGGCCGTGCGCGCGAGGCCGTGGCCGTGGTCTATCCCGAACATTGCAGCGGCTGCTCGCGTTGCTTTGACGACTGCCCCTACTCCGCCATCACCATGGTGCCGCATCCGAACGCCAAGCCGGGCATGCGCCTGGCACAGGTGAACAGCGACCTGTGCGCCAGCTGCGGCATCTGCGCCGGCTCCTGCCCATCATCCACACCGTTTCGCAGCGCCGAGCAATTGGTGACGGGCATAGACATGCCGCAATGGCCGGTCAACGATCTGCGCACGCAGCTGATCCAGAGCCTGCATGCCATGCCTGGCCCCGAGCGCTTCGTGGTCTTTGGCTGCGCCCAGGGCATACACTCGCAACTGCAAGCGCCCGATGTGCTGCATTTCAAGCTGGTATGCGCGGGCGCCCTGCCACCCTCATTTGTCGAATACGCCCTGCGCCACGGCGCCGATGGCGTGCTGATCAACGGCTGTCGTGAAGGCGGCTGCGAATACCGCCTGGGGCAACGCTGGACGGCGCAGCGCCTGACAGGCGAGAGAGAACCCCATCTGCGCCGTTCGGTACCCCAGGATCGCTGGCAGGTCGCCTGGACCGATAGCGGCGATGAACACAGGCTGGCGGCCGCGCTGGACGACATGCGCCAGCGCAGCCGCACGGCAACGCAATCTGTTTCTGAGGAGAGTCATTGA
- a CDS encoding FAD-binding oxidoreductase, whose translation MIKKFQDLLQWLFLRMEGLFNAAFGDRINPFYHLGAITFYLFWIVGASGLYLYIFFETGVDEAYSSVIALTTKQWWLGGIMRSVHRYASDAMVLTMMLHMLRYFAFNLYHGFRWFSWVTGVMLIWMVYASGINGYMLPWDQLAQYITVTSFEWLDWLPIFNGSLMRNFLYSDHVGARFFTLLSFMHLGIPLVLLMVMWIHVQRVPKARTTPPGPIVYGLLATLLVLSLIAPVHSQGGQTDLAQAATGLQLDWFYMAVFPLLTEWPLGRVWALVIGVSVVVSLLPWWPPQFKRGDKRLHRVQIHGEQGALSTITVRTDETILDAGLRQGLALPYECRNGGCGLCVCSIEQGQYEHRPYQKTALPDADKERGKALMCCAVPHEDMAIDVAGFTGATAEAMETFHASVAQMERLSPDVMRVMLQLPAGQRLLFAAGQYINILLDDGQRRAFSFANRPGASDQIELHVRLVPGGRWTTHVFDGMKPGDNVRFEGPLGQFTLRESQHPILFIAGATGFAPIKSIVEDAFARGVQRPMRLYWGVRQPQDLYMLQQAEQWQREHDNFTVVPVVSEPTPEDGWSGRTGLVHEAMLADFPSLSGNEVYLCGSVRMVETAVPAFIAHGLDESFCFSDAFVMAAPAPEQQPPGAAAATA comes from the coding sequence ATGATCAAAAAATTCCAAGACCTGCTGCAGTGGCTGTTTCTGCGCATGGAGGGTCTGTTCAATGCCGCCTTTGGCGACCGCATCAACCCCTTCTACCACCTGGGCGCCATCACCTTCTACCTTTTCTGGATTGTCGGTGCCAGCGGCCTGTACCTCTATATCTTCTTTGAAACCGGGGTGGACGAGGCCTATTCCTCGGTGATAGCGCTCACCACCAAGCAGTGGTGGCTGGGCGGCATCATGCGCAGCGTGCACCGTTACGCATCCGACGCCATGGTGCTGACCATGATGCTGCACATGCTGCGCTACTTCGCCTTCAACCTCTACCACGGCTTTCGCTGGTTCTCGTGGGTCACCGGGGTGATGCTGATCTGGATGGTCTACGCCTCGGGCATCAACGGCTACATGCTGCCCTGGGATCAGCTGGCGCAGTACATCACCGTCACCAGCTTCGAATGGCTGGACTGGCTGCCCATCTTCAACGGCAGCCTGATGCGCAACTTCCTGTATTCAGACCATGTGGGTGCGCGCTTCTTCACGCTGCTGTCCTTCATGCACCTGGGCATTCCGCTGGTGTTGCTGATGGTGATGTGGATCCACGTACAGCGCGTGCCCAAGGCGCGCACCACGCCCCCGGGCCCCATCGTCTACGGGCTGCTGGCCACCTTGCTGGTGCTCTCGCTGATCGCACCCGTGCACAGCCAGGGCGGGCAGACGGATCTGGCGCAGGCCGCCACGGGCCTGCAGCTTGACTGGTTCTACATGGCGGTGTTCCCGCTGCTAACCGAATGGCCGCTGGGTCGCGTCTGGGCCCTGGTGATCGGCGTCTCGGTCGTGGTGTCGCTGCTGCCCTGGTGGCCGCCGCAGTTCAAGCGTGGCGACAAGCGCCTGCATCGGGTACAGATCCACGGCGAACAAGGCGCGTTGAGCACCATCACCGTACGCACCGATGAGACCATTCTGGACGCCGGCCTGCGCCAGGGCCTGGCCCTGCCCTATGAATGCCGCAACGGTGGCTGCGGCCTGTGTGTTTGCTCCATCGAGCAGGGCCAGTACGAGCACCGCCCCTACCAGAAGACGGCCCTGCCCGACGCCGACAAGGAACGCGGCAAGGCGCTGATGTGCTGCGCCGTGCCGCACGAAGACATGGCCATCGACGTGGCCGGCTTCACCGGCGCCACCGCCGAGGCGATGGAAACCTTTCATGCCAGCGTGGCACAGATGGAGCGCCTGTCGCCCGACGTGATGCGCGTCATGCTGCAACTGCCGGCGGGCCAGCGCCTGCTGTTCGCCGCCGGCCAGTACATCAACATCCTGCTGGACGATGGCCAGCGCCGCGCGTTCTCGTTTGCCAACCGGCCAGGGGCCAGCGACCAGATCGAGCTGCATGTGCGCCTGGTGCCCGGCGGACGCTGGACCACGCATGTGTTCGATGGCATGAAGCCGGGCGACAACGTGCGCTTTGAAGGCCCGCTGGGCCAGTTCACCCTGCGCGAGAGCCAGCACCCCATTCTGTTCATCGCCGGTGCCACGGGCTTTGCGCCCATCAAGAGCATCGTCGAGGACGCCTTTGCGCGTGGCGTGCAGCGCCCGATGCGCCTGTACTGGGGCGTGCGCCAGCCGCAGGACTTGTACATGCTGCAGCAGGCCGAGCAGTGGCAACGCGAGCACGACAACTTCACGGTGGTGCCGGTGGTGTCGGAGCCCACGCCCGAGGACGGCTGGAGCGGGCGCACTGGCCTGGTGCACGAGGCCATGCTGGCGGACTTCCCCAGCCTGAGCGGCAACGAGGTCTATCTGTGCGGCTCGGTGCGCATGGTGGAGACGGCGGTGCCGGCCTTCATCGCCCATGGCCTCGATGAGAGCTTCTGCTTCTCCGACGCCTTCGTGATGGCCGCGCCCGCACCGGAGCAGCAGCCACCCGGGGCAGCCGCCGCTACGGCTTGA
- the cyoE gene encoding heme o synthase, translated as MHTTTLKPAGRSTAQMARDVISLFKLRIGVLIMITALVGMAVTPGPAPSFVQALVLAISVLMASASAGAFNQYVEFESDRLMRRTSRRAFATGALPHHPAWLVLMAVLLAVAVASAWLVLNAVAALHVFLGAFFYGVVYTLWLKRRTAMNIVIGGLAGSFAVLAGAAAVDPGLGPLPWLLALVLFLWTPPHFWSLAIANSADYAQAGVPMLPVVVGPERAARTVLLSTIALFLASLAPLAFGAGWVYGAGALVGGLHFVRKSWQLARKPERATAMGSFFASLVQLSLLLVAASIDALMR; from the coding sequence ATGCATACCACAACGCTCAAGCCCGCAGGGCGCAGCACGGCGCAGATGGCGCGCGACGTCATCTCGCTGTTCAAGCTGCGCATAGGCGTGCTGATCATGATTACCGCGCTCGTAGGCATGGCGGTGACGCCAGGGCCCGCGCCCAGCTTCGTGCAGGCGCTGGTGCTGGCCATCTCCGTGCTGATGGCGTCGGCCAGTGCAGGAGCGTTCAACCAGTATGTGGAGTTTGAGAGCGACCGGCTGATGCGGCGCACCAGTCGGCGCGCGTTCGCCACCGGGGCCCTGCCCCACCACCCCGCCTGGCTGGTCTTGATGGCCGTGCTGCTGGCGGTGGCGGTGGCATCGGCCTGGCTGGTGCTCAACGCCGTGGCGGCCCTGCATGTTTTTCTGGGCGCGTTTTTCTACGGGGTGGTCTACACCCTGTGGCTCAAGCGCCGCACCGCCATGAACATCGTCATCGGCGGTCTGGCCGGCAGCTTTGCCGTGCTGGCCGGCGCCGCCGCGGTCGATCCCGGCCTGGGCCCGCTGCCCTGGCTGCTGGCACTGGTGCTGTTCCTGTGGACGCCGCCGCATTTCTGGAGCCTGGCCATCGCCAACAGCGCTGACTATGCCCAGGCGGGCGTTCCCATGCTGCCGGTGGTCGTAGGGCCCGAGCGCGCCGCGCGCACCGTGCTCCTGAGTACCATCGCCCTGTTCCTTGCCTCGCTGGCACCCCTGGCCTTTGGCGCGGGATGGGTGTACGGCGCAGGGGCCCTCGTGGGCGGCCTGCACTTCGTGCGCAAGTCCTGGCAGCTGGCACGCAAGCCTGAGCGCGCCACGGCCATGGGCTCGTTTTTTGCCTCTCTGGTTCAACTGAGCCTGCTGCTGGTTGCCGCCAGCATAGACGCGCTGATGCGCTGA
- the lolA gene encoding outer membrane lipoprotein chaperone LolA, with translation MKKAVAAILIAASAQWASADGLKSLENFMKTAHSGRADFTQIVTAPPKDGQAQRPKQSSGSFAFQRPGRFKFVYQKPFEQTIVADGQTLWLYDVDLNQVTQRAQAQALGSTPAALLASAPDMAALRADYALEAAPEQDGLQWVQATPKARDGQLKSVRVGFEGDKLAALDILDSFGQRSQIRFTGMQLNPALPAGSFQFKPPAGADLLKP, from the coding sequence GTGAAGAAAGCGGTTGCTGCAATTTTGATAGCTGCTAGCGCACAATGGGCAAGCGCTGACGGCCTAAAAAGTCTTGAAAACTTCATGAAAACCGCGCACAGCGGCCGGGCCGACTTCACTCAGATCGTGACGGCGCCCCCGAAGGATGGCCAGGCACAGCGGCCCAAGCAATCGAGCGGCAGCTTTGCGTTCCAGCGCCCGGGGCGCTTCAAGTTCGTCTACCAGAAGCCCTTCGAGCAGACCATAGTCGCCGATGGCCAGACGCTGTGGCTCTACGACGTGGACCTGAACCAGGTCACGCAGCGCGCCCAGGCACAGGCCCTGGGCAGCACGCCCGCGGCGCTGCTGGCGTCGGCTCCGGACATGGCGGCGCTGCGTGCCGACTATGCGCTCGAGGCCGCGCCCGAGCAGGATGGCCTGCAGTGGGTGCAGGCCACGCCAAAGGCCAGGGACGGCCAGCTCAAGAGCGTGCGCGTGGGCTTCGAGGGCGACAAGCTGGCCGCACTGGACATTCTGGACAGCTTTGGCCAGCGTTCGCAGATCCGCTTCACGGGCATGCAGCTCAACCCGGCGCTGCCCGCGGGCAGCTTCCAGTTCAAGCCGCCCGCGGGGGCGGATCTGCTCAAGCCGTAG